From Diospyros lotus cultivar Yz01 chromosome 4, ASM1463336v1, whole genome shotgun sequence, a single genomic window includes:
- the LOC127799368 gene encoding 60S ribosomal protein L29-1 gives MAKSKNHTAHNQSFKAHKNGIKKPKRHRHTSTKGMDPKFLRNQRYARKHNKKSGESATEEE, from the exons atggcgAAGTCGAAGAACCACACGGCTCACAACCAGTCGTTCAAGGCTCACAAGAACGGCATCAAGAAGCCGAAAAGGCACCGCCACACTTCCACGAAAGGG ATGGATCCGAAGTTCTTGAGGAACCAGAGGTATGCGAGGAAGCACAACAAGAAGAGTGGTGAGTCTGCCACAGAGGAAGAGTAG